Proteins found in one bacterium genomic segment:
- the rny gene encoding ribonuclease Y, translating into MGIFSPPYLYISLVVVLVLGAGLGYWLRRIFAKRRLASAEEAAEKLLVNARNEAKSIVREAKLEARDEASAIKLQFEKQADERRGELQRIEKWLSSKEGQLEKRESELDERLEEVKARGKKLEELEVTLTTRDEHLVKLIDEQTRLLEHLSGITAEEAKAMLLENLRAEVEHESVRLLKEMREEAQARAEDEARKIITNAVQRIASDQVSEITVSVVQLPSDEMKGRVIGREGRNIRAFEMATGVDVVVDDTPEAVILSAFDPVKREIARQTMEKLIQDGRIHPGRIEDIVAKVSAKMKTTLRESGEQAALDTHVQGLHLELVNLLGRLRYRTSFGQNVLQHSLEVSYLAGMMAAELGLDEKLARRAGLLHDIGKAVDHEVEGTHAQIGADLTRRFNEKPPVINAVEAHHDAVEAATPEAVLVMAADALSAARPGARRETLDLYIKRLTKLEEIADSFPGVERSYAIQAGREIRIIVNPADSDDLQADEISHLVARRVEKEMEYPGKIKVTVIREHRATDYAS; encoded by the coding sequence GTGGGCATCTTCTCCCCCCCCTACCTTTACATATCCCTGGTCGTGGTCCTGGTCCTCGGTGCGGGGCTGGGCTATTGGCTGCGCCGCATTTTCGCCAAACGCAGGCTCGCCTCCGCCGAGGAGGCCGCCGAGAAGCTCCTGGTGAACGCCCGGAACGAGGCCAAGTCCATCGTTCGGGAAGCCAAACTCGAGGCCCGGGACGAGGCTTCGGCCATCAAGCTCCAGTTCGAGAAGCAGGCCGACGAGCGTCGGGGCGAGCTCCAGCGCATCGAGAAATGGCTCTCCTCCAAGGAGGGCCAGCTCGAGAAACGGGAGTCGGAGTTAGATGAGCGACTGGAGGAGGTGAAGGCCCGGGGGAAGAAGCTCGAGGAGCTCGAGGTCACCCTGACCACCCGGGATGAGCATCTGGTCAAGCTCATTGACGAGCAGACGCGCCTGTTGGAGCACCTGAGCGGGATAACGGCCGAGGAGGCCAAGGCGATGCTGTTGGAGAACCTGCGCGCCGAGGTGGAGCACGAGTCGGTCAGGCTGTTGAAGGAGATGCGCGAGGAGGCCCAGGCCCGGGCCGAGGACGAGGCCCGCAAGATCATCACCAACGCCGTCCAGCGCATCGCCAGCGATCAGGTGTCCGAAATCACGGTCAGCGTGGTCCAGCTCCCCTCCGACGAGATGAAGGGGAGGGTCATCGGACGCGAGGGCCGCAACATCCGCGCCTTCGAGATGGCCACCGGCGTGGACGTGGTCGTGGACGACACCCCCGAGGCGGTGATCCTGTCCGCCTTCGATCCGGTGAAGCGCGAGATAGCCCGACAGACGATGGAGAAACTGATCCAGGACGGCCGCATCCACCCGGGGCGCATCGAGGACATCGTCGCCAAGGTGTCGGCGAAAATGAAGACCACCCTCCGCGAGTCCGGCGAGCAGGCGGCCCTGGACACCCACGTGCAGGGGCTGCACCTCGAGCTGGTGAACCTCCTCGGCCGGCTGCGCTACCGGACGAGCTTCGGTCAGAACGTCCTGCAGCATTCCCTGGAGGTCTCATACCTCGCCGGTATGATGGCGGCTGAGCTGGGTCTCGACGAGAAGCTGGCCCGGCGCGCGGGGCTTCTGCACGACATCGGCAAGGCCGTGGATCACGAGGTGGAGGGGACTCACGCGCAGATCGGGGCCGACCTCACCCGGCGGTTCAACGAAAAGCCGCCCGTGATCAACGCCGTCGAGGCGCACCACGACGCCGTCGAGGCCGCCACGCCCGAGGCGGTGCTTGTGATGGCCGCCGACGCCCTCTCGGCCGCCCGGCCCGGCGCCCGCCGAGAGACCCTCGACCTCTACATCAAGCGGCTCACCAAGCTCGAGGAGATCGCCGACTCCTTCCCCGGCGTCGAGCGCTCCTACGCCATCCAGGCCGGGCGGGAGATACGGATCATCGTCAATCCCGCGGATTCGGACGACCTCCAGGCCGACGAGATTTCCCACCTGGTGGCCCGCCGCGTCGAGAAGGAAATGGAGTATCCCGGCAAGATCAAGGTAACGGTCATCCGGGAGCACCGGGCGACCGACTACGCCTCGTAA
- a CDS encoding aminotransferase class I/II-fold pyridoxal phosphate-dependent enzyme has protein sequence MADPPMRPGRGTRFVHGGDEHDPATGAVSTPIYQVSTFAFKSAEHGAACFAGEEDGYIYSRLDNPTVKVFEKKLAYLEGADEGLAFASGMAAIHNLLCHVAHGGHVVSGNAVYGGTFALFEHLLPKLGIEVSFVDTTDTGNIERAMRPDTRLVFVETPANPTLAVTDIAAVAELAHSRDVLLVVDNTFSTPYLQRPLEYGADIALHSCTKYVGGHGDAVAGAYCGPREFMDESRDWRTDIGGVIAPFQSWLLLRGLKTLHLRVERSQANAIALARFLDGHPKVERVRYPGLESHPQYEVGKKQMLGPGGILSFDVAGGVEAGARLINSVKLMTVAVSLGDCATLIEHPASMTHSTMSPEEQARYGITPGLVRIAAGLEDADDLLADLEQALA, from the coding sequence ATGGCAGACCCCCCCATGCGCCCCGGCAGGGGCACCCGATTCGTCCACGGCGGCGACGAGCACGACCCCGCCACCGGCGCCGTGAGCACCCCCATCTACCAGGTGTCCACCTTCGCCTTCAAGTCGGCCGAGCACGGCGCCGCCTGCTTCGCCGGTGAGGAGGACGGCTACATTTACAGCCGGCTGGACAACCCCACCGTCAAGGTCTTCGAGAAAAAGTTGGCCTACCTGGAGGGCGCCGACGAAGGGCTGGCCTTCGCCTCCGGCATGGCCGCCATCCACAACCTGTTATGTCACGTGGCCCACGGGGGCCACGTCGTTTCGGGGAACGCGGTGTACGGCGGCACCTTCGCCCTCTTCGAGCACCTGTTGCCGAAGCTTGGCATCGAGGTTAGCTTCGTTGACACCACCGATACGGGGAACATCGAGCGGGCGATGCGTCCGGACACGCGGCTGGTCTTCGTCGAGACGCCGGCCAACCCCACCCTGGCCGTCACCGACATCGCCGCCGTGGCGGAGCTGGCCCACTCCCGGGACGTCCTCCTCGTGGTGGACAACACCTTCTCCACCCCGTACCTCCAGCGGCCGCTGGAGTACGGCGCCGACATCGCGCTCCACAGCTGCACCAAATACGTCGGGGGCCACGGGGACGCGGTGGCCGGGGCGTACTGCGGACCCCGGGAATTCATGGACGAGTCGCGGGACTGGCGCACCGACATCGGCGGGGTCATCGCCCCCTTCCAGTCCTGGCTCCTTCTGCGCGGGCTGAAGACGCTTCATCTGCGCGTCGAGCGGTCCCAGGCCAATGCCATCGCGCTGGCCCGCTTCCTCGACGGCCACCCCAAGGTGGAGCGGGTGCGCTACCCCGGCCTGGAATCGCACCCGCAGTACGAGGTCGGCAAAAAGCAGATGCTCGGCCCGGGGGGGATACTGAGCTTCGACGTGGCCGGCGGCGTGGAGGCGGGCGCCAGGCTCATCAACTCCGTAAAACTGATGACCGTCGCCGTCTCACTGGGCGACTGCGCCACGCTCATCGAGCACCCGGCGAGCATGACGCACTCCACCATGAGCCCCGAGGAGCAGGCCCGGTACGGCATCACGCCGGGGCTGGTCCGCATCGCCGCGGGGTTGGAAGACGCCGACGACCTGCTCGCGGACCTGGAGCAGGCCCTGGCTTGA
- a CDS encoding zinc-ribbon domain-containing protein, with the protein MFCPNCGAEIAEGANFCPQCGQQVVQAPTPADSTGQAQPTATAPERSAAQPPRTEAEPAPAISRLDEGGWARIVFSLGLLGLLFIAFTNFGGPVQAFLSSLATRVYGYGAAKPVLGILFGGGMVALGFIFKEQLKGLLNDLEVMLVGGGIALAGILMLITGGMGGLGWFIFQVLIGAVLGGVGFVLLKISTIFTDNKLEAISSKVVPFALLVFAAFTIVSGVGTLLSLGFLAYDLPQVFLIISSITGLLGVLGFAGATVLRLLGIEPGR; encoded by the coding sequence ATGTTCTGTCCGAATTGCGGTGCCGAGATTGCCGAGGGCGCGAACTTCTGTCCCCAATGCGGTCAACAGGTGGTCCAGGCGCCGACCCCGGCGGATTCCACCGGGCAAGCGCAGCCGACGGCCACGGCGCCCGAACGGTCCGCCGCACAACCGCCACGGACGGAGGCCGAACCCGCCCCGGCGATCTCGCGGCTGGACGAGGGCGGATGGGCCCGAATCGTGTTTTCACTCGGGTTGCTCGGGTTGCTCTTCATCGCCTTCACAAACTTCGGCGGACCGGTACAGGCTTTCCTCTCATCGCTGGCGACGCGCGTTTACGGGTACGGAGCGGCGAAGCCCGTACTCGGCATCCTCTTCGGAGGAGGTATGGTCGCCCTTGGGTTCATCTTCAAGGAGCAGTTGAAGGGCCTCTTGAACGACCTGGAGGTGATGTTGGTAGGCGGCGGGATAGCCCTTGCCGGGATACTGATGCTCATCACCGGCGGCATGGGCGGCTTGGGCTGGTTCATCTTTCAGGTCCTGATCGGGGCCGTTCTCGGCGGCGTCGGGTTCGTGCTGTTGAAGATTTCGACGATTTTCACCGATAACAAGCTCGAAGCGATCTCCTCCAAGGTCGTCCCCTTCGCCCTGTTAGTGTTCGCGGCGTTCACGATCGTCTCGGGTGTCGGAACCCTGCTGAGCCTGGGCTTCCTGGCGTACGACCTGCCCCAGGTGTTCCTCATCATCTCCAGCATCACCGGCCTGTTGGGTGTGCTGGGCTTCGCCGGCGCCACCGTCCTGCGCCTGCTGGGCATCGAGCCGGGGCGCTGA
- a CDS encoding HAD family phosphatase, with protein sequence MIEAVIFDLDGVLVDSEPLQFEAYTEILAGYGHTLTREDFIENWIGQGRLPEHLRRYGIETPVEDIRQAKNELYLRLIREKMKLRPGIEGLVRRLSREMPVALASSAHPDSVNAVLDRFGLRPYFTVVLTSADVSNNKPDPEIYLRASEMLGVPPAGCLVFEDSRPGVLAAKRAGMMVIALPHDLTLHQDLSAADLVICDLRNLRLRLGRRRNPRDEDEG encoded by the coding sequence ATGATCGAGGCCGTCATCTTCGACCTGGACGGCGTCCTGGTGGACTCCGAACCGCTCCAGTTCGAGGCCTACACCGAGATTCTGGCCGGCTACGGTCATACCCTCACCCGCGAGGATTTCATCGAGAACTGGATCGGTCAGGGGAGGCTGCCGGAGCACCTCAGAAGGTACGGCATCGAAACCCCCGTCGAAGATATCCGGCAGGCGAAGAACGAACTCTACCTCCGACTCATCCGCGAGAAGATGAAACTGCGCCCCGGCATCGAGGGGCTGGTCCGCCGACTGAGCCGGGAGATGCCGGTGGCCCTGGCCTCCAGCGCCCATCCCGACTCGGTGAACGCCGTGCTGGACCGCTTCGGGCTCCGTCCCTACTTTACGGTCGTCCTCACGTCGGCCGACGTGTCCAACAACAAGCCCGACCCGGAAATATACCTGCGGGCGTCCGAGATGCTCGGGGTGCCTCCGGCTGGCTGCCTGGTCTTCGAGGATTCCCGCCCCGGCGTCCTGGCGGCCAAGAGGGCCGGGATGATGGTCATCGCCCTGCCCCATGATTTGACCCTCCACCAGGACCTATCGGCGGCCGACCTCGTCATCTGCGACCTGCGGAACCTCCGCCTCCGCCTCGGCCGGCGGCGCAACCCCCGGGACGAAGACGAGGGGTGA
- the rimM gene encoding ribosome maturation factor RimM (Essential for efficient processing of 16S rRNA), translated as MEPEDELILLGRLGRPWGLRGELAFRPENSGGLPFHEKITRVLLGGEPFTVESWRTDGSGRLYLRLAGVETPEGAGVFAGRSVYVSPDELPVHGSPGENGAGVWYVYRLVGLAARYADGGEAGRIVGVEPGAGGAADVLVIETPGGGELLVPFVRAVVLAVDPDGGRVVIRRMEEEEVP; from the coding sequence TTGGAGCCGGAAGACGAACTGATCCTGCTCGGTCGCCTGGGCCGTCCGTGGGGCCTGCGGGGCGAGCTGGCGTTCCGGCCGGAAAATTCCGGCGGCCTGCCCTTTCACGAAAAAATCACCCGCGTCCTTTTGGGTGGCGAGCCCTTCACCGTGGAATCCTGGAGGACCGACGGCTCCGGCAGGCTGTACCTGCGCCTCGCCGGTGTCGAGACCCCCGAGGGGGCCGGGGTCTTCGCCGGCCGCTCGGTGTACGTTTCCCCCGACGAGCTCCCGGTCCACGGGTCCCCCGGGGAGAACGGCGCGGGCGTCTGGTACGTATACCGGTTGGTGGGTCTCGCCGCGCGTTACGCCGACGGGGGGGAGGCGGGGCGGATCGTGGGCGTCGAGCCCGGCGCGGGGGGAGCCGCCGACGTGCTGGTCATCGAGACGCCGGGGGGCGGGGAGCTCCTGGTTCCCTTCGTCCGTGCGGTCGTCCTCGCGGTGGACCCCGACGGAGGGAGGGTCGTCATCCGGCGCATGGAGGAGGAAGAGGTTCCGTGA
- the rpsP gene encoding 30S ribosomal protein S16 — MALTIRLKRYGATNRPTYRVVVAERSAKRDGKVVEEIGHYNPRTEPSTMEVNSEAARRWMEKGALPSGAVRNIFKKLGIV, encoded by the coding sequence TTGGCCCTAACGATACGACTCAAACGCTACGGAGCCACCAACCGACCCACGTACCGCGTCGTCGTCGCCGAACGGAGCGCCAAACGGGACGGCAAGGTCGTCGAGGAGATCGGACACTACAACCCCCGCACCGAGCCGAGCACGATGGAGGTAAACTCCGAGGCCGCCCGCCGGTGGATGGAGAAGGGTGCCCTGCCCTCCGGGGCCGTGCGCAACATATTCAAGAAGCTGGGGATAGTCTGA
- a CDS encoding DUF3857 domain-containing protein encodes MRNLGRALFVVVLVPTLVGASAVALEAASVYPSLDGPPPLDASLSADEYALAAWCDYLGGTDTRELLARLDTGPSPADGPAACALCELRGLLHQGLGEYAESFRDLARLIELQPDRPESLVYLRRLTETAGEFPGGDAELETLCRSLADMASADPALRTEARTILVDIHRAAGCPDGAVEATRLTHDLGFLRFFSYLGPFDNTGEAGFDTLYGPEVDGRVDLTARYAGKRVEVGWRDFPQPAFALALDPGLPTGWGDGESFRPFYGPLQLSAVTRPNNQVCGYLATWVRVAERTEVILSLGAVGAFRLWVDGADVLSFEGYRSWAHPDTDRVGVVLEPGWHEILMKTCCDAGGWEVYLRTTDRAGEPLPLEHRSAPPSGWRRPVRGPETFAPAPDPYASLQELSDHDNVLALYYLGHLEARERRADQDSHLHRELFSRAFTLSRSFRRADSSVNLPWAPVAHSYALYEENFNPAKLAWLEALDADEHHVESCIGLADAYSGLQRPDDGLAYAERGLLENPDCLQLLHLEALGLGLREYQLERKRTLDRMAELHPDYGPLEEELAAYSQGRLGVDERVAIFQGGLERNAADESTLGRLADLLVDAGRTVRAEALLEGARPLAPYSLWLYQNEARLLGDGGDYAQAARVLDEALAICPEEAELLAQKACADYENGNTPEAEEEWARALEIQPNLTWVTDYRRTLAATARSAEPAENDGEPFDEPYAYDAYSLADAFEARLTPLDPDANAEVLLDQEIVKVNSDGTASRVVHRVIKLKTEDALEDFGWAYFSYVPNEETYEVRHVRVIRQDGTELEASDWKEYSASDPEARMYSGSVTRYTPLPGIEPGAVIDIEYQIDDVGENIYQGHFSDTFVFGNYQPTHIAEYVVLAPKDLLHYHGWNSAPAPDVEDFPLRRVWRWTLTDIPRIVEEASAVPLIEVLPFAVVSSFDGWRALGRWWWQLSKDTLTPTPSIRELADSIVNEAGAGTTFEKIKAVYDYVTRKLRYVAILLGIGGWKPIEPESTVHTGYGDCKASAALMVSLYRALGIEAYPVLVRTRDRGAIKWDQAALGLFNHMICAVPFQEGFDLADVHTKLTLSGDEFGSLLFLDGTTDFNTWWELPSGDQGVEAYVSTPDGGYFAPTPFYSADDNFIFSRTRFVLAPSGNAVGHRELDYGAKLSPERRADNQQTEMQETDLEVYWNRRYPGTDVYSVDISDVTDTDDNVHYSYDLRVPGLARREGDTLVFATHVHQDLLAQRYGSLTERTLPLRFDYRWLQNTRTVYALPPGYRPVSLPESRSETLTTGEGDPLASMSVTYDYVGNTSGGEVQPTLTVTDELRIDADEVSIADYPAFRSFLAAYDRVQSQVIVFVKADDGD; translated from the coding sequence ATGAGAAACCTCGGGCGCGCCCTCTTCGTGGTGGTTCTCGTTCCGACTCTGGTCGGGGCGAGCGCCGTCGCCCTCGAGGCCGCCAGCGTCTACCCAAGCCTGGACGGCCCGCCGCCCCTCGACGCCTCCCTTTCCGCAGATGAGTACGCCCTCGCCGCCTGGTGCGACTACCTCGGCGGGACGGACACCCGGGAGCTCCTGGCCCGGCTGGACACCGGCCCGTCCCCCGCCGACGGTCCGGCGGCCTGCGCCCTCTGTGAGCTCCGGGGCCTGCTCCACCAGGGGCTGGGGGAGTACGCCGAGTCATTCCGCGATCTAGCCCGCCTGATCGAGTTGCAGCCGGACAGGCCGGAGAGCCTGGTCTACCTCCGGCGGCTCACCGAGACGGCCGGGGAGTTCCCGGGAGGGGATGCGGAGCTGGAGACGCTCTGCCGCTCCCTGGCGGACATGGCCTCGGCCGACCCCGCCCTGCGCACCGAGGCGCGGACCATCCTGGTAGACATTCACCGGGCCGCGGGCTGCCCCGACGGGGCGGTGGAGGCGACCCGGCTGACGCACGACCTGGGCTTCCTCCGCTTCTTCAGCTACCTGGGCCCCTTCGACAACACCGGCGAGGCGGGCTTCGACACCCTCTACGGGCCCGAGGTGGACGGGCGGGTGGACCTCACCGCCCGCTACGCCGGGAAGCGGGTCGAGGTGGGCTGGCGCGATTTCCCCCAACCGGCCTTCGCCCTGGCTCTGGACCCGGGGCTCCCGACGGGCTGGGGGGACGGGGAGTCGTTCCGCCCCTTCTACGGACCGCTCCAGCTCTCCGCGGTCACCCGGCCGAACAACCAGGTCTGCGGCTATCTGGCGACCTGGGTCCGGGTCGCGGAGCGCACCGAGGTCATCCTGAGCCTGGGGGCCGTGGGCGCGTTCAGGCTGTGGGTGGACGGGGCCGATGTCCTGTCCTTCGAGGGCTACCGGAGCTGGGCCCATCCCGACACCGACCGGGTCGGGGTGGTCCTCGAGCCCGGCTGGCACGAGATTTTGATGAAGACCTGCTGCGACGCGGGGGGCTGGGAGGTTTACCTGCGGACCACGGACCGCGCCGGTGAGCCGCTCCCACTGGAGCACCGCTCCGCGCCGCCCTCGGGCTGGCGTCGTCCGGTGCGGGGTCCGGAGACCTTCGCGCCCGCGCCCGACCCCTACGCCAGCCTGCAGGAGCTCAGCGACCACGACAACGTCCTCGCCCTCTACTACCTCGGTCACCTGGAGGCCCGGGAGCGCAGGGCCGACCAGGACTCACACCTCCACCGCGAGCTATTCAGCCGGGCTTTTACCCTCTCCCGGTCTTTCCGGAGGGCCGACTCATCCGTAAACCTCCCCTGGGCGCCCGTCGCCCATTCCTACGCCCTCTACGAGGAGAACTTCAACCCGGCCAAGCTCGCCTGGCTCGAGGCGCTCGACGCGGATGAGCACCACGTCGAGAGCTGCATCGGTCTGGCCGATGCCTACTCCGGGCTCCAGCGTCCCGACGATGGTCTCGCTTACGCCGAGCGGGGGCTCCTGGAGAACCCCGACTGCCTCCAGCTCCTCCACCTCGAGGCGCTTGGTCTCGGGCTCCGGGAATACCAGCTCGAGCGTAAGCGGACGCTCGACCGAATGGCCGAGCTCCACCCAGATTACGGCCCCCTGGAGGAGGAACTGGCCGCGTACAGCCAGGGCCGCCTCGGCGTGGACGAGCGCGTCGCGATATTCCAGGGCGGCCTCGAGCGGAATGCGGCGGACGAATCCACCCTGGGGCGCCTGGCGGACCTCCTCGTGGACGCCGGGCGCACCGTTCGGGCGGAGGCGCTCCTCGAAGGGGCGAGGCCGCTCGCGCCCTATTCGCTCTGGCTGTACCAAAATGAGGCCCGGCTCCTCGGCGATGGTGGGGACTACGCTCAGGCGGCGCGCGTCCTGGATGAGGCGCTGGCAATCTGCCCCGAGGAGGCCGAGCTCCTGGCGCAGAAGGCCTGCGCCGATTACGAGAACGGCAACACGCCGGAGGCCGAGGAGGAATGGGCGAGGGCCCTCGAAATACAGCCAAACCTCACCTGGGTCACCGATTACCGAAGGACCCTGGCCGCGACCGCCCGGTCGGCGGAGCCTGCGGAAAACGACGGCGAGCCGTTCGACGAGCCCTACGCCTACGACGCTTACTCCCTCGCCGACGCCTTCGAAGCGCGGCTCACGCCCCTGGATCCCGACGCCAACGCCGAGGTTCTCCTGGACCAGGAAATCGTGAAGGTGAACAGCGACGGCACCGCGAGCCGGGTCGTGCACCGGGTGATAAAGCTCAAGACCGAGGACGCGCTGGAGGATTTCGGCTGGGCGTACTTCTCGTACGTGCCGAACGAGGAGACCTACGAGGTCCGGCATGTACGGGTCATTCGGCAAGACGGGACGGAGCTGGAGGCGTCGGACTGGAAGGAGTACTCGGCCTCGGACCCCGAAGCGCGCATGTATTCGGGCTCCGTGACGCGCTATACGCCGCTGCCGGGCATCGAGCCGGGGGCGGTGATTGACATCGAGTACCAGATTGACGACGTGGGCGAGAACATCTACCAGGGGCACTTCTCCGACACCTTCGTCTTCGGGAACTACCAGCCGACGCACATCGCCGAGTACGTGGTCCTCGCCCCGAAGGACCTTTTGCACTACCACGGTTGGAACTCGGCCCCGGCGCCCGATGTGGAGGACTTTCCCCTCCGGCGCGTCTGGCGCTGGACCCTGACCGACATCCCGCGGATAGTCGAGGAGGCGTCCGCCGTGCCGCTGATCGAGGTCCTCCCCTTTGCCGTCGTTTCGAGCTTCGACGGCTGGCGCGCCCTGGGCCGCTGGTGGTGGCAGCTTTCCAAGGACACCCTGACCCCCACCCCCAGTATCCGCGAGCTGGCCGACAGTATCGTCAACGAGGCCGGCGCCGGGACGACCTTCGAGAAGATCAAAGCCGTCTACGACTACGTGACCCGGAAGCTGCGCTACGTCGCCATCCTGCTGGGCATCGGCGGTTGGAAGCCCATCGAGCCGGAGAGCACGGTGCACACGGGCTACGGCGACTGCAAGGCCTCGGCGGCGCTCATGGTCAGCCTCTACCGCGCCCTGGGGATAGAGGCGTACCCGGTGCTCGTCCGCACCCGGGACCGGGGCGCGATAAAGTGGGACCAGGCCGCCCTGGGGCTCTTCAACCACATGATCTGCGCCGTCCCCTTCCAGGAGGGCTTCGACCTCGCCGACGTGCACACCAAGCTCACCCTTTCCGGGGACGAGTTCGGCTCGCTTTTGTTCCTGGACGGCACGACGGACTTCAACACCTGGTGGGAGCTGCCGTCCGGCGACCAGGGCGTGGAGGCCTACGTCAGCACCCCCGACGGGGGATACTTCGCTCCTACGCCCTTCTACTCCGCCGACGACAACTTCATCTTCAGCCGCACCCGCTTCGTCCTTGCGCCCTCGGGTAACGCGGTCGGGCACCGGGAGCTGGACTACGGCGCGAAGCTCAGCCCCGAGCGCCGCGCGGACAACCAGCAGACCGAAATGCAGGAGACGGACCTCGAGGTCTACTGGAACCGGCGCTACCCGGGGACCGACGTTTACTCGGTGGACATCTCCGACGTCACCGACACCGACGACAACGTTCACTACTCCTACGATCTGCGGGTTCCGGGCCTCGCGCGCCGCGAAGGAGACACCCTCGTCTTCGCCACGCACGTCCACCAGGACCTCCTGGCCCAGCGCTACGGTTCGCTCACGGAGCGGACGCTGCCGCTGCGTTTCGACTACCGCTGGCTGCAGAACACCCGCACGGTTTACGCGCTTCCGCCGGGATACCGGCCTGTTTCCCTCCCCGAGAGCCGCAGCGAGACCCTCACCACGGGAGAGGGCGACCCACTGGCGAGCATGTCCGTGACGTACGATTATGTAGGTAATACCTCGGGCGGCGAGGTGCAACCTACGCTCACCGTCACCGACGAGCTCCGCATAGACGCCGATGAGGTGTCAATCGCCGATTACCCGGCGTTCCGGTCCTTTTTAGCCGCCTACGACCGTGTCCAGTCGCAGGTCATCGTGTTCGTCAAGGCGGACGACGGGGACTGA
- a CDS encoding ABC transporter substrate-binding protein encodes MRCARQERTAPRLAFRLSRGTRFVPTLLLCAFLLFLGSGCGHHDGAYLGVLGPETGDRSYYGLEGVHGAQLLVNAFVKSRFTDSDVPLEIIHYDTGGDIARFERLFRRLVETDGAAAVIVTDPDPDTVRLAARLSDELGTAVFFSSDFMGASADVGSSFVYNLSVESRLLIPEAVTVAVEWARMDTLALVSGEGNLFRVYHDDFVRALDAVSRTTASRSGVEYLDLELSLSGYDYDSAAYRMLAEGVSGVILNGSTEDLLGLLKSCAELTYNPPFVALATAKPRRLELPDYYVLDQGYFVGGFSSESPNAKTTAFVETFRNNIGHVPGPVAAASYDAARIVLRAIIEADTAAAGPVAQAIAGFGTHSGVAGDYELDTAPEWVFVERTTPAATGVNVELATAPPIPPPVEEVVSEAVQPAQAVQPVETE; translated from the coding sequence ATGAGATGCGCCCGCCAAGAACGAACGGCTCCCAGGCTAGCCTTTCGGCTGAGCCGTGGGACGCGTTTCGTTCCGACCCTGCTCCTCTGCGCGTTCCTTTTATTTCTGGGCTCCGGCTGCGGCCACCACGATGGTGCGTACCTGGGCGTCCTGGGCCCCGAGACCGGCGACCGGTCGTACTACGGCCTGGAGGGCGTCCACGGCGCGCAGCTCCTGGTGAACGCCTTCGTGAAGTCGCGCTTCACCGACTCCGACGTTCCGCTGGAGATCATCCACTACGACACGGGCGGGGACATCGCGCGCTTCGAGCGCCTGTTCCGCCGTCTCGTGGAGACGGACGGTGCGGCGGCCGTCATCGTCACCGACCCCGACCCCGACACGGTGCGTCTGGCGGCGCGTCTTTCCGACGAGCTCGGAACCGCCGTCTTCTTCAGCTCCGACTTCATGGGCGCGTCGGCCGACGTAGGATCGTCCTTCGTGTACAACCTGAGCGTGGAGAGCCGCCTGTTGATACCCGAGGCGGTGACGGTGGCCGTCGAGTGGGCCCGAATGGATACCCTCGCCCTGGTGTCCGGGGAGGGGAATCTCTTCCGCGTGTACCACGACGACTTCGTGCGGGCGCTGGACGCCGTAAGTCGCACGACGGCGAGCCGTTCCGGGGTGGAGTACCTCGACCTGGAGCTCTCCCTCTCCGGCTACGACTACGATTCAGCGGCGTACCGGATGCTCGCCGAAGGCGTCTCGGGAGTCATCCTCAACGGTTCCACCGAGGACCTCCTGGGCCTGTTGAAGTCCTGCGCCGAGCTGACGTACAACCCGCCCTTCGTGGCCCTGGCCACCGCCAAACCGCGGCGTCTCGAGCTGCCCGATTACTACGTTTTGGACCAGGGGTACTTCGTGGGCGGCTTCTCCTCGGAATCGCCCAACGCCAAGACGACCGCCTTCGTGGAGACTTTCCGCAACAACATCGGTCACGTTCCGGGTCCCGTCGCCGCGGCGAGCTACGACGCGGCGCGCATCGTCCTGCGCGCGATAATCGAGGCCGACACCGCCGCAGCCGGCCCCGTGGCGCAGGCCATCGCCGGTTTCGGCACACACTCGGGCGTGGCCGGCGACTACGAACTGGACACGGCGCCGGAGTGGGTCTTCGTCGAGCGCACGACGCCCGCGGCCACCGGGGTCAACGTGGAGCTCGCGACAGCTCCGCCGATTCCGCCCCCCGTGGAGGAGGTCGTATCCGAGGCGGTTCAGCCCGCGCAGGCGGTTCAGCCCGTGGAAACGGAATGA